The region AACCGAGTAGTGCACACCATTTAAACAAAGGAAATCAGCGGGAAACAAAAGCTACTCCTTGTACTTCGCTATCAGCTCCGCAAGTAGCCTGTGGTGCTCCTGCTCGTTCTTGATGAGGGCCTCCGAGAGCCCCTTGAACAGGGGGTGGGTCATCCTCTCCGCCATCTTCTGGTATGTCTCTATCATGTCTTTCTCTATCTCAAGGTGCATCTCGGCAAAGCGCTTTACCAGGGCTTCCTGCTCGGGTACAAGTTCGATCTCCTTGACCTCCCCCAGGGGGCCCTCTCCCGCGAGCTTCTCCAGCTCCTTCTGGGCCTCTAAAATGGCCTTCATCAGGTGCTTGTGGATGACCGTATCGACGGCTATCCTGCCGACAATCTCTTCCACCTTTGTGTATCTTAGCCCCTGCCCCCTTATGAGTTTCAGACCGTCGACGTAGCTGGAGGCGGCCTTCTTCTCGGTCTCATACGCCCTCTTAACCAGTGGCTCTGACATGGACATCACCGAAGTAATGTGGACATCGAACCTTAATAACGTTTTTTGTTGAACTGGACAGGACTACAACGTTCATAGTCGTGATGAAAATCCAAAAGAAAAGGGTAAAGATCAAAGCCGGAGATTTCACAACTTAACCGTTATGCCGGTCTCTTCCTCGACCTCTTCGAAGCCCTCTTTCATGTACTTCGCGAGCTCTTCATCCACCTCAAAGAGGGCCGCGAGGAACTCCCCGAAGTGCTCCTTTTCTTCGTTGGCAACATCAAGGAAGATGTGCTTTATCCTCTCGTCCTCGATGCCTTCCGCAAGCTGCTCGTAGATATTTATAGCGTCAAGCTCAGCTTCGATGGCCCAGCGAAGGGCCTGTGCAATCTCCACCTTCGTCAGGGATCTCTCCTTCGGGAGCTCAAACGGATACTTCGCCAGCATAGTATCACCAACTCAAGTTCTCGTCTAGCCTAATAACCCTTTTCACCTCAGGAACTTCGAGACGAAGGGGCTCTCTCCGGGTTTTGTTCTCCTGAAGTGGCCGCTCGGCTTGCCGGTGAGGAGCTCCTCAAACCATGCCTCGTGCTCGATCTCCTCGTGGAGTATTGCCAGAGCCAGGTCGTACGTCCTCGGGTCCTTTCCAAATGTGTACTTGCATATCTCGGTGTAAACGCCGACCGCACAGCGCTCTGCCTCAAGGAGGACCTTAAGGATGTTCTCAACGGTCGGTTCCTCGGGGAGGTAAGCGTCGCGGCACCAGGCCATCTTGGAGAAATCAACGATGTCCCTCGGGAGCTCACCACCAAGCTCGTAAATCCTAGGCACCAGCACCTCAAAGTGGTTCCTGTCCTCAAGGCGGGCATCCTCGATTATCTCCTTTATCGTCTCGCCCTCCATGCCTGCCGCATGGTTCCTCAGAACCGTGTAGTAGTAATAGGTCGTAAACTCCGCGGCCGCGGCCCTTAGCAGCATATCCAGAAGTTTTTCCACGTCTATTCCGGCCTTCTCAACAAGTCTTCGGTTGTGTTCAGACATAGGTTTCACCAGAAACCCTAGGTATTTCTTGTTAATAAACTTTTCTATTTAGAAGTTAGTTTTGATTAGAAAGGCTTATAAGTCGGCTCACAAAGGCTGAACTATGTGGAGAGAAAAGGCCCTACAAAGACTCAAGGGGAGTGGTTACAAACTCACGCCCCAGCGCCTCAAGCTTATCGAAGTCCTTGAGGAGCTTGGGCCGTCCCATCCTTCCCTGACTGAAGTGCTGGCTAAAATAAGAGAGGATTTTCCAACGATGAGCTTTTCGACGCTTTACTCCAACCTAATAACGTTAAAGGAGCTCAAACTCGTGGAACTCTTCTCTTTGGACGGGGAGACAAGGGTTGAGCTCAACACTGAACCCCACATCAACCTGATAGGCGATGGCAGGGTTATCGACTTCAACGACCCCGAGATAATTGAAATGATAAGGGAGAAAACAGGTAGAAGGGTCAAGCTCGTCAACGTTTGGGTGGAATGAAGCGCAAATACAGAAGGGCCGCGCATTAATTCTCTTTTTTCTTCTGGAAGCGTGGAGACAATTCTATGGCAAAGTCTTTTATAGTACATGTTCTCTAAACACTACAAAGGATGTGATATTATGAAAGTTTTAGTTCTCTCTACCTTGCACCAGTTCCACGGCCACGTGGATTACTACACATACGAACACCTTTCAGACATAATCGAGGCCTTTTCACCGGACATCCTCGCCGTTGAGCTGAGGCCTTCAGACGTTGATGGCAGGGTGCCACAGACAATAAAGCAGGAGTACCAGAAAAGCGTTTATCCCCTGATTGATAAACTGAAGTGCGAGCTTATCCCCCTCGAACCGCCTGAGCCAGAGTATTCCGAACTCATAGGGATGGCAAAGAGATCAATGAAGAACCTGAAGGAGAGCAATCCCCAGGCACTGGAGCACTTTAAACTCTACGTGGAAGCTCTATACAGCGTGCTTTTCAACTGGTGGAGTTCGGTTCTCGATGTCAACTCTCACGAGACGGACAGGCATTTCGAGATCAAAAGGAACTACCAGAATTCGCTGTTCGGGGAAGATGAGAAAGCGGCATGGGAAAAATGGAATGGATATTTTTTGGAACAGATCCTCAAGGCAAATGAGGGGAGGAAGGAGAGCAAGATGCTGGTCTTGGTTGGGGTGGAGCATTCGTACTGGCTGCGCAGGGAGCTCCGTAAAAGGCACGACGTCCAGCTACTGGAAGCCCCTGAAGTTTTGCCAGATATCATTGGGGTCTGAGGTTCACACTCCCGGCAGTGGAGAGCAGGAATTCAGTCCACCTCAAGGCTGAAGTCTTGGTAGTCCATCCAGATGCCGGTCTTCATGACCGAATCGTACTGGGCTTTCAGGAGTTCGTAGTGCGCCTTCTCCACCTTTGCCAGCTCTTCAAAGATTCTCTTCACCGCTTCGTGCTCTGCCTCTCTTGCGGCTTTCTCGTAGAACTCCCATGTGAGTTTCTCCTGCTCCATACCGATTTTCACCGCATCGACCTCGCTGTCAATGTTTTCAGCTTTAACGAGGAGCTTCTCAAGGAGTTCCTCTTTTACCGCCGGCAACTGACACTTCTCCACCAGACTTTCAAGGAACTTCTCCTCGAAGATTTCCCAGTGTTCGGCCTCTTCACCAGCTAAAAACAGGAACATCTTCTTTGCCCTCTCGTCCCTAGTTTTCTTTGCCAGGTTCAGGTAGAACTTTAGCTCGGCTTTCTCAACTTCAAGGGCAAGGGCTAAGGCCTCAAGCTCGTTCATGCCCTCACCAAAACGTTTTAGCACTTCACCCATAATAACCTTTGGTGGACATAGATGAGAATTGAAAGGGTGGATGAGCCGCTGGAACTTAAGGATGAACTGGTTCGCTTCGTCTTCAGGATCTATCAGGGGACTGATGGGGCTTACCCTGCCTTGGAGTGGGTGGAGAACAAGCCCTCAACGGACGACTTTGATGGTTTCCGGGAGATTTACGAGCCTTTCCTTGAGTTCAGGCTTAAAGATGAGTTCGACGAGCTCTACGTCCTGAGAGACGATGGGGGAAAGATAGCCGGGACGATTGCCCTTGTCTACAACCTCAGAGGCAAGAACCTATGGTGGGTGCCGGAGGAGATAAAAAGTGAAAAAACGGGACTCATTGAGTTCTTCATGGTGGATCCGGCTTACAAGGGCAGGGGATACGGCTCCCAGTTGCTGGGATTCGCCATTCAACGCCTCAGGGAGCTCGGGAAAGTACCTTACGTGATAACCTTCCCGGAGCTTGAGGCTTACTCATATTATATAAAGAAGGGCTTCGCCAGGGTGATGGATTATAAGGAGTTCGTGGTGCTGAAAAAGGGAGATTAAAGGAGAAAGCTGTATATCC is a window of Thermococcus sp. DNA encoding:
- a CDS encoding ferritin family protein — protein: MSMSEPLVKRAYETEKKAASSYVDGLKLIRGQGLRYTKVEEIVGRIAVDTVIHKHLMKAILEAQKELEKLAGEGPLGEVKEIELVPEQEALVKRFAEMHLEIEKDMIETYQKMAERMTHPLFKGLSEALIKNEQEHHRLLAELIAKYKE
- a CDS encoding ferritin family protein, with protein sequence MLAKYPFELPKERSLTKVEIAQALRWAIEAELDAINIYEQLAEGIEDERIKHIFLDVANEEKEHFGEFLAALFEVDEELAKYMKEGFEEVEEETGITVKL
- the dps gene encoding DNA protection during starvation protein; amino-acid sequence: MSEHNRRLVEKAGIDVEKLLDMLLRAAAAEFTTYYYYTVLRNHAAGMEGETIKEIIEDARLEDRNHFEVLVPRIYELGGELPRDIVDFSKMAWCRDAYLPEEPTVENILKVLLEAERCAVGVYTEICKYTFGKDPRTYDLALAILHEEIEHEAWFEELLTGKPSGHFRRTKPGESPFVSKFLR
- a CDS encoding Fur family transcriptional regulator — translated: MWREKALQRLKGSGYKLTPQRLKLIEVLEELGPSHPSLTEVLAKIREDFPTMSFSTLYSNLITLKELKLVELFSLDGETRVELNTEPHINLIGDGRVIDFNDPEIIEMIREKTGRRVKLVNVWVE
- a CDS encoding ferritin family protein; protein product: MNELEALALALEVEKAELKFYLNLAKKTRDERAKKMFLFLAGEEAEHWEIFEEKFLESLVEKCQLPAVKEELLEKLLVKAENIDSEVDAVKIGMEQEKLTWEFYEKAAREAEHEAVKRIFEELAKVEKAHYELLKAQYDSVMKTGIWMDYQDFSLEVD
- a CDS encoding GNAT family N-acetyltransferase, whose translation is MRIERVDEPLELKDELVRFVFRIYQGTDGAYPALEWVENKPSTDDFDGFREIYEPFLEFRLKDEFDELYVLRDDGGKIAGTIALVYNLRGKNLWWVPEEIKSEKTGLIEFFMVDPAYKGRGYGSQLLGFAIQRLRELGKVPYVITFPELEAYSYYIKKGFARVMDYKEFVVLKKGD